The genome window ACAAGGGCATCCTCGCATTAAACTATTAGTCTGTATTGTTGCAATTTTTATTATTGCTCAACTAATTAACAGTTTAACCGCGGGGGGACTCATTCAATTTGGTCTCATTCCTCGCACTGAATGGGGGTTATTAGGTATCTTCTTTGCCCCATTTATCCATGGCAGTTGGCAGCATTTAATCAGTAACTTACCCCCATTTATCATCTTAAGTGCGCTATTACTGCATCGCACCATAAAAGCTTACGTATTGGCATCACTGTTTATCATCGTTGCTGGGGGTTTAGCTGTTTGGTT of Providencia rettgeri contains these proteins:
- a CDS encoding rhombosortase; the encoded protein is MNYLQGHPRIKLLVCIVAIFIIAQLINSLTAGGLIQFGLIPRTEWGLLGIFFAPFIHGSWQHLISNLPPFIILSALLLHRTIKAYVLASLFIIVAGGLAVWLFGRNAVHIGASGWVFGLWGLLIAQGFFRRNWVDIAIALLVLFYFGTMASGLLPTHLYISTESHIAGAIAGVIYAWLSHHYHKKNSNHSP